The Leptospira bourretii region TATTTTCGAATTAGATACCGAAAGTCTTAGAACTCAAATTTTAATGTCCGAAACCTGTGATCTTGAGATGGCAATTGCATTAAAAGAGGGGATGGAAGAAGTATTTGTGGATTTAGAAAGGGAGGTAACCTCCCTGCCTTTACTTGTTGTTCGAAACTTCTTTGGGGAAACTAAATGAAACCGGAGGAGAAAGTTGACTTTTTTGGTCTTTTGAGTCCCATTCATTCAGATAACGATTGTAAGCTGAAATTCTGAAATAATAGGTAAGTCCTGGTTGGAAAAGAAGTCCTCGTTTTTCCCTTCTTGAATGATCTACTTGGTCGGCGAGAGGCCTAAATTCATCAGTTCCCAATTCACCCTCTGGAACATAAATATTATTTACGAGAGTTTCTTCACTAATACAAAAACGTTTGTTTCTAAAACTACTTTCATCTTCATTCCCATCAATTTTATTAAAGTTCCCAACTTTGTCTTTTTTGACAAAAACGGAACCGAGCATTCGTGTGGGGGTGAGTCCGTAATGGATGATATAACCGCCACCACTTTGGACTTCTTTTTCATGATTGGAATTCCATAAAAAACAAATTGGATCCCCTGTGTTTGGATTTGATTCCAATCGAAATCTGGTGGGAACATCGGGAGGAGTTTGTTCTGTATATTCAAAGGAGAGGGATTGGACATTAGGAACTGATTTTCCCAACGGGTCTGGCCTAAACCATAACTTCCATTGGTAATATTTGAATTTGATTTTTGGGAGTCCTTTGTCCAGAGATCCAATCCTTGTCCAAGAAGGATCCATTTTAGAATCCAAAAACTTTTGGTTCGAACCACGGAAGTAAAGTTCTAACATTGTGTCTTTGGGTTGTTCGATATTCCAATGAACGCGAGTTAAACTCGAATTACTATATTTTGTTTCTAAAACAGGAGAGATAGCACTGTTACCTTCCATAAAACCAATTTTGGTTTCATCATCATAACGAACTGATTCAAACTTAGTGTATTCTACTTCCGGTTCTCCTTTGTGGATATGAAACCCATCCAAATTTCCATAAAATGATTTTCCAAGGACTAGTGGAGTGGAATCGTTTTCAGGAAAACCAAAACCTAATGTGTCCGCTTGGCTGTTTTCATATTCAGCAGTTTCTATCCCATTTTGGTACATGATGTATTTGTGATTCAATGTATCAAAATATAGAGAGATCACTTCCCAAGTTTTCCGTTTGAGTTTCACTGGTGATTCCAAAACAAAACTTGCAGTTCTACCATCTGATTTTTGGAGTAGGTTGTTGACTTGTAATATTGGTTTACTTTCGTCTAACTCGAGTGAGATGCCGTATTTTTTTCCTTTTACATAAACAGTTCGGTCCAAAATGACAGAACCCGCACCTTGTTCACCCAACCGAACAGGAATGGAAATGGTAAAAGGATCGGGATGGGTTCCAAAAAGAGAATTCCCGGAAACGGAAAGATGGATTTGGTTTCTGCGACCAGAAAAGTATGCGGATCTTTTCCCAAAAAAATAAGTTTGGTCGTCGGTTAAATAGGAAGAGGAAACAACTGAGATGGATTTGGAATGAAAAGGATACCCGGCTTCCGTGATTTGTGGTTCTTTCACATCACCTTCAAAGTCGAAAAAAAGTTCTCCGTGTTTGGGAGTATTTTCTTTGGGTTTAAGAAAGTTCTTTTTGCCTGGTTCCGAATTCTGAACCACACCGTTTTTTTTCCAAAGGCTAAGGTTCAGGATTTCTTGTTTTGGGACTTCCCATCCAAATATGGGTAGGCCCCAAACAAGGAATAAGATTACGACTGTTCTTCGATCAGTCCCAATCGTTTTTGGTGCCGTCCACCTTCGAATTCTGTTTCTATCCATTTTTTTACGATTCTCTGCGCTAAATCTGTTCCGAGAACCCTTCCCCCTAAAACGAGTACATTGGCGTTGTTATGGCGTTTGGACATCTCCGCCGTAAACTCATCATGGCAAAGGGCCGCTCGAATGCCTTTGAAACGGTTGGCGGCAATGGATGCTCCAATGCCTGTTCCGCAAAGGGCGATGAGTCTAGGAACTTCACCGGAAAGAACCTTTCGGCAGGCATCTCCAATGATGGTAGGGTAGTCGACGGACTCTTCGCTCTTAGTACCGTAATCGACAATTTCGTAAGTTTCCTCGAGACTTTTCCTAAGGAATTCTTTGAGGGCAAAACCTCCATGGTCAGAAGCAATTCCAATTTTTTCTTTCATTCTGCTTTCTCCTTTCTATGTTTTAGGGCATCGGTGTATGATTTTAGTGATTCCAAAGAAAGAGAGAGTAAAAACTTATCTCGTTCTCTGAGTAAACTTCCATAGTATCCTGTGAATAAATCTATATAACGTTCATGTTTATTTTTAGGATTTTTTTCTGATAAATATTCTATGGATAGATTTGTGATTTCTTTTTTGATTTCCAAATGGGACTCAAACCATTGTTTGGCGAGTGTTACTTCTCCAGGAGTGAGTGGGTATGGACGACTATCAGAGAGAAGGATTCTCCACTCATAAGAAAAAAAACTTTCTTCCTTTTCGTTACCAGCAAGTAGTGAGGATTGGAAATACTCACCTAAATCCTTTGTCTCTGGGTCATCCGCAGGAAGGGTTTTGGACACCTGGTCTCGAAAACATTCTAACGAGGCCACACGGTGCTCTGCTGATTCTTTTGCATATTCTCCCATTTTGATACGGTCCAAATTGATGATATTTGGACTAATCGCACCAGGTGGGATTTCTTTTTTTAACGGAACATAACAATCTTTTGCAACTTCCCAACCCAAGTTCCCTTCGGGAATCCAAAGGGAATGGGCAGAAATCGATCCAGCGAAAATGAATAAAAGAATTGGAAAGGGTCTTACAAAATTACCCATGGGTTCTTTCAAATTCTTTGATAAAGGAAATCAGGGCATCAACTCCTTCTTCAGGCATTGCATTATAAATACTTGCCCGAAAACCACCAGCTTCCCGATATCCTTTGAGTCCAGCAAACCCTTGTTCTTCGGCAAGAGTTAAAAATTTAGAATCTAAAGAATCGTTATAGCTACGAAACACAACATTCATAACGGAACGAAACTCTTCTGGAACTGGGGCATAAAAAAGGTTGGATGCATCGATGGCATCATACAATTTTTTTGCTTTCCTTTCGTTTGTGGTTTCCATCGCCGCAAGGCCACCATTCCGTTTTAAGTATTTAAATACAAGTCCTGCAATGTAGATGGAATAAGTAGGAGGTGTATTGTACAAAGACCCATTTTTTTCCATGAGTGCAAAGTTCATTAGGTTCGGAATCGGGTGATCAAATGTTGGTAATTTTTCTTTGTCGTAAATGACAAGTGTGAGTCCAGAAGGCCCGATGTTTTTTTGTGCTCCCGCAAAGATGACAGAAAAATCTTCTATAGGAAGTTTTCGACTAAGAAGTTCACTTGTCATGTCAGCAAAAAGCGGAGCCTTTTTTAATTTAGGAAAAGTTTTATAACGAGTTCCATAAATGGTATTGTTGGAAGTGATATAAACATATTTGGCTCCCTCATTCACGATCTCATCAGCGATGGTGGGAAGTTCCATATATTTGGATTCAGCCCCATTAAAAATAGATTTTACATTCGGGTAAAATTTCTTTGCTTCTTCAAAGGCTTTTTTGGCCCAAACCCCTGTGAGCGCAAAATCAGCAGAGTCTCCCGCTTTTAAATAATTAAAAGGAATGGCGGAAAATTGTAAAGTAGCACCGCCGGGGAAATAAACCACCGCATAACGAGAAGGTAGGTCTAGTAATTCCCTGAGGTCACTGAGAGATTCGTCCAAAATATTTTGGAAAACATTTCCCCTGTGGCTCATTTCCATAACAGACATTCCAGTTCCTTGGTAATTTAGGAACTCACTTTGCGCTTCCTCCATGACTTCTGTGGGCAACATGGCAGGGCCGGCATTAAAATTGAAGACTCTGTGCGTAAATGTAGGCATTCTCCCACAGAATTTTGAAGATCCACCCCCCGGTAAATAGATTTTTATTCTAAAACTTGCTTTGCAGAATCACAAAGGTTGTTATTCTTGTGGGCATCTTTACCCCAAATTTCGTGAGGAAACAATGAGAATTTCTCGTTCCATCATCATCTGTCTAACTTTCGTCAGTCTTTCACTGACAGCCCAAACCAAAGCCCCCCTCGGCGAGTCCGAAATTAAGGGTTCCAAAAAAATCGAATTCATCAACCGTTCCTTACGTAAGGCCTCGGACGAAATCATCCAAGAAAACACCGAAATTGGTCGTAAACTTGCGGAAACCTTGGTAAAAGAAAATACGGCCACAGTGGATGGGGTCAAAATCCAAAGAGTGCTGCCTGGTGCTGATGGAAAATTGGGAGCCGATATCCTCACTCTTTCCGAATCACAAAGTTTTGACCATGTGAATTCGATTGCTCGGATCATTGCCTCCTATGTGGAAAAATCTTTCCAATACAAGGTGGGGAATGCGGAGACTTTGGCTCAGTACATCCTTTATTACAATGCAACCCATAGAAAAGACTCTA contains the following coding sequences:
- a CDS encoding concanavalin A-like lectin/glucanase, with product MVQNSEPGKKNFLKPKENTPKHGELFFDFEGDVKEPQITEAGYPFHSKSISVVSSSYLTDDQTYFFGKRSAYFSGRRNQIHLSVSGNSLFGTHPDPFTISIPVRLGEQGAGSVILDRTVYVKGKKYGISLELDESKPILQVNNLLQKSDGRTASFVLESPVKLKRKTWEVISLYFDTLNHKYIMYQNGIETAEYENSQADTLGFGFPENDSTPLVLGKSFYGNLDGFHIHKGEPEVEYTKFESVRYDDETKIGFMEGNSAISPVLETKYSNSSLTRVHWNIEQPKDTMLELYFRGSNQKFLDSKMDPSWTRIGSLDKGLPKIKFKYYQWKLWFRPDPLGKSVPNVQSLSFEYTEQTPPDVPTRFRLESNPNTGDPICFLWNSNHEKEVQSGGGYIIHYGLTPTRMLGSVFVKKDKVGNFNKIDGNEDESSFRNKRFCISEETLVNNIYVPEGELGTDEFRPLADQVDHSRREKRGLLFQPGLTYYFRISAYNRYLNEWDSKDQKSQLSPPVSFSFPKEVSNNK
- the serC gene encoding 3-phosphoserine/phosphohydroxythreonine transaminase; its protein translation is MPTFTHRVFNFNAGPAMLPTEVMEEAQSEFLNYQGTGMSVMEMSHRGNVFQNILDESLSDLRELLDLPSRYAVVYFPGGATLQFSAIPFNYLKAGDSADFALTGVWAKKAFEEAKKFYPNVKSIFNGAESKYMELPTIADEIVNEGAKYVYITSNNTIYGTRYKTFPKLKKAPLFADMTSELLSRKLPIEDFSVIFAGAQKNIGPSGLTLVIYDKEKLPTFDHPIPNLMNFALMEKNGSLYNTPPTYSIYIAGLVFKYLKRNGGLAAMETTNERKAKKLYDAIDASNLFYAPVPEEFRSVMNVVFRSYNDSLDSKFLTLAEEQGFAGLKGYREAGGFRASIYNAMPEEGVDALISFIKEFERTHG
- the rpiB gene encoding ribose 5-phosphate isomerase B, with the protein product MKEKIGIASDHGGFALKEFLRKSLEETYEIVDYGTKSEESVDYPTIIGDACRKVLSGEVPRLIALCGTGIGASIAANRFKGIRAALCHDEFTAEMSKRHNNANVLVLGGRVLGTDLAQRIVKKWIETEFEGGRHQKRLGLIEEQS